A region from the Marispirochaeta aestuarii genome encodes:
- a CDS encoding redox-sensing transcriptional repressor Rex, with product MEDASIQSVPYPTIKRYPAYLQVLKELKSTGITTVSARDIAERLGLNQVQVRKDLGYSAIIGRPKVGYDIEQLTSALHQLLGWQDPKEAFLIGAGALGSALLGYRGFQEYGLDIVAAFDLDPSKHNTAIHGKKVFPMERVPELAKRMGVLIAVLTVPESAAQECADLLIQAGIRGIWSFSPCKIEVPDNVVVQREELSAGLAVLSVRLSEMLKHENNGPSAPV from the coding sequence ATGGAGGATGCATCGATTCAGTCCGTTCCGTACCCGACGATAAAACGCTACCCCGCGTATCTTCAGGTACTGAAGGAACTGAAATCTACGGGAATAACTACGGTATCAGCGAGGGATATAGCAGAACGCCTTGGGCTCAATCAGGTTCAGGTACGAAAGGATCTGGGATATTCAGCCATAATCGGCCGTCCGAAGGTAGGCTACGATATAGAGCAGCTTACATCAGCTCTTCATCAGCTGCTTGGCTGGCAGGACCCGAAGGAGGCATTCCTTATCGGAGCCGGCGCCCTTGGGTCAGCCCTGCTCGGATACCGGGGTTTCCAGGAATACGGGCTGGATATTGTTGCGGCCTTTGACCTGGACCCGTCGAAGCACAACACCGCCATTCACGGGAAGAAGGTCTTTCCCATGGAGCGGGTTCCGGAACTCGCAAAACGCATGGGCGTTTTGATTGCCGTTCTTACCGTTCCGGAATCTGCTGCACAGGAGTGCGCTGACCTGCTGATCCAAGCGGGCATACGGGGCATCTGGAGTTTTTCGCCCTGTAAGATCGAGGTACCCGATAACGTGGTTGTGCAAAGGGAAGAGCTCTCAGCCGGACTTGCA
- a CDS encoding BamA/TamA family outer membrane protein → MKNKFLPALFVILLLAPLALTGEERDDGTFNLLVPIAFYTSDTGFAGGGLFQRLYPSGLNFSIAGFYTQKNQINIFYNLDYFTPEFPWWIQYDGSGRYYPESFYGLGEATDLDDEEGFTTLGLDQSLSAYRRVFDGLYIGPAFRYKINEFVDPDEGGLIDRNLVAGSEGYQILYSGIGLGTGRELIPLTPALGIFYEAIGSYATTIRGDRAEDFYLKSDFRLFYDLAGSPLGLRGHQFALQHLSLVSGGELPFLELPSVGGGNLLRGYAADRFRDAVAMALQADYRFPIYGKLKGALFGALGNVAPDISSLGEGGLKAAWGGGLRFQTGPTPDTSFRLDVGWTGEDFGVYFLFGEAY, encoded by the coding sequence GTGAAAAATAAATTCCTGCCGGCTCTTTTTGTCATCCTTCTCCTTGCCCCCCTCGCCCTGACAGGGGAAGAACGGGATGACGGAACCTTCAATCTTCTGGTACCCATAGCCTTTTATACCAGCGATACCGGTTTTGCGGGGGGCGGACTCTTTCAGCGCCTCTATCCTTCGGGACTGAACTTCAGCATCGCCGGATTCTACACGCAGAAAAACCAGATAAATATCTTTTACAACCTGGATTACTTTACACCCGAGTTCCCCTGGTGGATCCAGTACGACGGCAGCGGCAGGTATTATCCCGAATCCTTTTACGGCCTGGGAGAGGCTACGGACCTTGACGACGAGGAGGGCTTTACTACCCTCGGACTCGATCAGAGCCTGAGTGCCTACCGCAGGGTTTTTGACGGTCTTTATATAGGGCCGGCTTTCCGCTACAAAATCAACGAGTTTGTGGATCCCGACGAAGGGGGACTCATCGACAGAAATCTCGTAGCCGGCAGCGAGGGCTACCAGATACTCTACTCAGGAATCGGTCTGGGAACTGGAAGAGAGCTTATTCCCCTGACTCCCGCCCTGGGAATCTTCTACGAGGCGATCGGAAGCTACGCCACAACAATCCGGGGAGATCGGGCTGAAGATTTTTACCTTAAAAGCGATTTCCGCCTCTTTTACGACCTTGCCGGTTCCCCCCTCGGGCTCAGGGGACACCAGTTCGCCCTTCAGCACCTGAGCCTCGTTTCCGGCGGGGAACTGCCATTCCTTGAGCTGCCTTCCGTCGGCGGGGGAAACCTGCTCAGGGGTTACGCTGCAGACCGTTTCCGGGACGCAGTTGCCATGGCGCTTCAGGCGGACTACCGGTTTCCCATCTACGGTAAACTGAAGGGGGCCCTTTTCGGCGCCCTCGGAAATGTTGCCCCGGATATCAGTTCCCTCGGAGAGGGGGGACTCAAGGCGGCCTGGGGAGGAGGCCTGCGATTCCAGACCGGTCCTACTCCTGATACATCCTTTCGACTCGACGTCGGGTGGACCGGTGAAGACTTCGGCGTCTATTTCCTCTTCGGAGAGGCATACTGA
- a CDS encoding DUF2087 domain-containing protein, with product MDDIKPPDNPSLTELKRGYRKTGERLLCLQCSHILERGMVYSEGERLLTARKAMEDHIVSAHGGPFMALASGRWGSGGLSEVQMKVMMGMYRGEKDAEIAKLLGNKAKSTVRNHRYQLRERYREAKVLMAMTELLQEPPGEEQLVEYPLHIRADDMRLVVTEKEKSDILRKYMPDARLIRFPRKEKEKLVILQRLAQGLNAERKYSEGEINRHIAGFFDDYVTLRRYLVEYGFLDRSPGGKSYWLKES from the coding sequence ATGGATGATATAAAACCCCCCGATAATCCCTCCCTAACGGAGCTGAAAAGGGGGTACAGAAAGACCGGTGAAAGACTGTTGTGTCTGCAGTGTTCTCATATCCTTGAACGCGGGATGGTATACTCCGAGGGAGAGCGCTTACTGACTGCCCGGAAGGCAATGGAAGATCACATCGTATCCGCCCATGGGGGCCCCTTTATGGCCCTGGCATCAGGAAGATGGGGATCCGGCGGATTGTCTGAAGTACAGATGAAGGTAATGATGGGAATGTACCGGGGGGAGAAGGACGCGGAAATAGCGAAGCTCCTGGGTAACAAGGCGAAATCCACCGTAAGAAATCACCGGTACCAGCTGCGTGAACGCTATCGGGAGGCCAAGGTGCTGATGGCCATGACCGAACTTCTGCAGGAACCGCCCGGGGAAGAACAGCTTGTGGAATATCCCCTGCATATCCGGGCCGATGATATGCGGCTGGTTGTAACCGAAAAGGAGAAATCGGATATCCTGCGGAAGTACATGCCCGATGCCCGCCTAATCCGATTTCCCAGAAAAGAGAAGGAAAAGCTGGTTATCCTGCAAAGGCTGGCACAGGGCTTGAATGCGGAGCGGAAGTACAGCGAAGGAGAGATTAATCGGCATATAGCCGGATTCTTCGACGACTATGTAACCCTTCGGCGTTATCTCGTGGAATACGGTTTTCTCGACAGGAGTCCCGGGGGAAAAAGTTACTGGCTAAAGGAGTCCTGA
- a CDS encoding DUF1189 family protein, with protein MKPDFATKDFFLSLKESFHSPAPYRRRPEKPGRPFLVLLAVTALLFIPGYINLLILVNTIKREVVDPLVYRLPVMEVISGRVTSSVKQPYEIRLDDQLMFVLDTTGQINSLEESGALAFMGPQGLAVYEDQQRTRIRRLYFSDTDYLLIDPLSIKNWTDSILPLLYPLAFIVTLGGIYLFRVAQMMVYIALTRITLRLRGQRAPFEGILNVAVYAMVPAMSFEVLLMFVPVYFPGRGLIFYLIYAGYMWWGTRAYMEGRDVNPGPEV; from the coding sequence ATGAAACCAGACTTTGCAACCAAAGATTTTTTTCTCTCCCTTAAAGAGAGTTTTCATTCCCCTGCTCCATACCGGCGGCGGCCGGAAAAGCCCGGACGGCCTTTTCTGGTGCTGCTGGCGGTAACGGCTCTTCTTTTTATTCCCGGTTATATCAATCTTCTGATACTGGTCAATACCATCAAGCGGGAGGTGGTGGATCCGCTGGTATATCGGCTGCCGGTCATGGAGGTTATCAGCGGAAGGGTCACCTCCTCGGTGAAACAGCCCTACGAAATCCGTCTCGATGATCAGCTTATGTTCGTTCTTGATACCACTGGTCAGATAAACAGCCTGGAAGAATCGGGGGCCCTTGCCTTTATGGGTCCCCAGGGACTCGCGGTATACGAGGACCAGCAGAGAACCCGGATCCGCCGTCTATATTTTTCCGATACCGATTATCTCCTCATCGATCCCCTGTCAATAAAGAACTGGACGGACAGTATTCTGCCTCTGTTGTACCCTCTGGCGTTCATCGTCACCCTGGGGGGAATCTATCTGTTCCGGGTGGCCCAGATGATGGTCTACATCGCCCTGACCAGAATAACTCTAAGGCTCCGGGGCCAAAGGGCTCCCTTCGAGGGAATTCTGAATGTGGCGGTCTATGCCATGGTCCCTGCCATGAGCTTTGAGGTGCTGCTGATGTTTGTTCCGGTCTATTTTCCCGGTCGGGGACTGATCTTTTACCTGATCTATGCGGGATACATGTGGTGGGGTACCAGGGCCTATATGGAAGGCCGGGATGTGAATCCCGGCCCGGAAGTGTAA
- a CDS encoding NAD(P)-dependent malic enzyme, with the protein MMSINLDLKNLEAAFPEDFTEDQKAQAKTLFLKNLSEKAHRFYGGKMQTVPRCGLYGFNWFNVWYTPGVSKISTSIRDDSDSSFALSSRGNTVAVISDSTRVLGDGDCTPPGGLGVMEGKALLMKYLGGVDGVPLCVDSRGKDGKNDPDKIIEFVKMAQHSFGAVNLEDISQPNCFRVLDELRDSCDIPVWHDDAQGTACVTLAGLINALKLTDRKIGDAKIVLLGAGASNTTIARLILADGGDPAKMCVFDSRGGLHSGREDIQKDPRHYRKWEICERTNPGKINTIEEAMKGADVLIALSTPGPDTVKREWIRSMAPKSIVFACANPVPEIWPYAAKEEGAYIVATGRGDFPNQVNNSVCFPGILKGALLVRAKKITDGMAIRCSHSIADFSEKRGITPDNIIATMEETEVFAREAADVAMQAIEEGVARRELSWDEVYTRTKTDIEAARRLYRDMEDRGHIAEPPQKLLDEAMAAAIAAVRT; encoded by the coding sequence ATTATGTCGATCAATCTGGACCTGAAAAACCTGGAGGCGGCCTTTCCCGAGGACTTTACAGAAGACCAGAAAGCCCAGGCAAAGACCCTCTTTTTAAAAAACCTCTCGGAAAAAGCCCATCGCTTCTACGGCGGTAAGATGCAGACCGTTCCCAGGTGCGGGCTCTACGGTTTCAACTGGTTTAATGTCTGGTATACCCCGGGGGTATCCAAAATATCGACCAGCATCCGGGACGACAGCGACAGCTCCTTTGCCCTCTCCAGCAGGGGTAATACCGTTGCGGTGATCAGTGATTCGACCCGTGTCCTGGGAGACGGAGACTGCACTCCCCCCGGCGGACTGGGAGTTATGGAAGGCAAAGCCCTACTGATGAAGTACCTCGGGGGGGTGGACGGCGTCCCGCTCTGTGTCGATTCCAGGGGAAAGGACGGAAAAAACGATCCCGACAAGATCATCGAGTTTGTAAAGATGGCGCAGCACTCCTTCGGTGCGGTCAACCTCGAGGACATCAGCCAGCCCAACTGCTTCCGCGTTCTGGATGAACTCAGGGACAGCTGCGATATTCCCGTCTGGCACGATGACGCCCAGGGTACCGCCTGTGTGACCCTCGCCGGCCTCATCAACGCCCTCAAGCTGACGGACAGGAAGATCGGCGACGCAAAGATCGTTCTTCTCGGTGCCGGAGCATCCAACACGACCATTGCCCGTCTCATACTCGCTGACGGAGGAGATCCTGCTAAGATGTGCGTCTTCGACTCCCGGGGAGGACTCCACTCGGGACGGGAGGATATACAGAAAGATCCACGGCACTACCGCAAATGGGAGATCTGCGAAAGGACCAACCCCGGAAAAATCAACACCATCGAAGAAGCAATGAAAGGGGCCGATGTACTGATTGCTCTCTCCACCCCGGGTCCTGACACGGTAAAGCGGGAGTGGATACGCTCCATGGCGCCCAAATCCATCGTCTTTGCCTGCGCTAATCCCGTACCGGAGATCTGGCCCTATGCCGCGAAAGAGGAAGGGGCTTATATTGTAGCCACCGGACGGGGAGATTTCCCGAACCAGGTAAACAACTCAGTCTGCTTTCCGGGAATCCTGAAGGGAGCCCTGCTGGTCCGGGCAAAGAAGATTACCGACGGCATGGCCATCCGCTGTTCCCATTCCATCGCGGACTTCTCCGAGAAGCGGGGCATCACTCCCGACAATATCATAGCGACCATGGAAGAGACGGAGGTCTTCGCCCGGGAGGCAGCCGATGTGGCCATGCAGGCCATCGAGGAGGGGGTTGCCCGGCGGGAACTCAGCTGGGACGAGGTATATACCCGCACCAAAACAGACATAGAAGCGGCCCGCCGACTCTACCGGGACATGGAAGACCGCGGACATATCGCCGAACCGCCCCAGAAGCTTCTTGATGAGGCCATGGCGGCGGCTATTGCCGCGGTGCGCACGTAA
- a CDS encoding SulP family inorganic anion transporter, which yields MKHTEFTPKLFHVLKEGVPRQQLVRDISAGLIVGIVALPLAIAFAIASGVSPDRGILTAILAGLLISIFGGSRVQIGGPTGAFVVIVYGIIRQHGYEGLLIATLMAGIILVLMGLLRLGSLIKYIPQTLITGFTSGIAVLIFSSQIKDLLGLNLEEVPAEFIPRWGTYLGGLSTLNPWALVIGLFSIAAVVLVPRLLPKVPGAFVAIIVSTVLVSLFELPVETIAGRFGPLSPVFPPPVFPAFDPQIWSGLLLAAFSIALLGALESLLSAVVADGVIGGRHRSNIELIAQGLANIVSPLFGGIPATGAIARTMTSIKLGARTPIAGIVHALTLLVIFLVAMPLVSAIPMACLAGILVVVAWNMSEYRYFILSCRINIYETAVLLTTFFLTVFTDLTIAIPAGFVLALVLFMKRMSEAVDINPLVASKSGESLFSTDGEEIPEEVQVFEINGPLFFGSAGQFLNVHAYVQSHHSLVLFRMRYVPIMDSSGLRRFTEIVHALKKQGIRVLVSGANSRITEKLIKHGVLGRDAIFADFSAAVKKAKTLIE from the coding sequence ATGAAACACACTGAGTTTACTCCAAAACTCTTCCATGTCCTTAAAGAAGGTGTTCCCCGGCAGCAGTTGGTCCGGGACATAAGTGCGGGTCTTATCGTCGGAATTGTGGCCCTGCCCCTGGCAATCGCCTTCGCCATAGCATCCGGAGTGTCTCCTGATCGTGGGATACTGACGGCCATCCTGGCTGGTCTTCTGATTTCCATATTCGGCGGCAGCAGGGTCCAGATCGGGGGACCCACCGGAGCTTTCGTTGTAATTGTGTACGGGATAATCCGGCAGCACGGTTACGAGGGACTCCTCATTGCCACCCTGATGGCGGGAATTATCCTGGTTCTTATGGGCTTGCTGCGTCTCGGTTCCCTGATAAAATACATCCCCCAGACTCTTATAACCGGTTTCACCTCCGGGATCGCGGTGCTTATCTTCAGCAGCCAGATCAAGGACCTTCTGGGACTGAATCTTGAGGAAGTTCCCGCAGAGTTTATTCCCAGGTGGGGAACCTACCTCGGCGGACTGAGCACGCTTAATCCCTGGGCCCTCGTTATCGGACTATTCAGTATTGCCGCGGTAGTCCTGGTTCCCCGGCTCCTGCCGAAGGTCCCCGGAGCCTTCGTCGCGATCATAGTATCAACCGTCCTGGTGAGTCTTTTCGAGCTTCCCGTGGAAACCATCGCCGGACGCTTCGGCCCTTTGAGCCCGGTCTTTCCCCCTCCCGTATTCCCCGCCTTTGATCCTCAAATCTGGAGCGGACTTCTGCTGGCGGCCTTCTCCATAGCCCTGCTGGGAGCCCTGGAATCCCTGCTCTCGGCTGTTGTGGCCGACGGCGTCATCGGTGGCCGCCATCGTTCCAATATCGAACTGATCGCCCAGGGTCTTGCGAATATCGTTTCTCCCCTCTTCGGAGGAATACCAGCCACGGGGGCAATAGCCCGCACCATGACCAGCATAAAACTCGGGGCCCGCACTCCCATAGCGGGGATCGTCCACGCCCTGACGCTGCTTGTTATCTTCCTTGTCGCCATGCCCCTGGTTTCCGCCATTCCCATGGCCTGCCTGGCGGGCATCCTTGTCGTCGTTGCATGGAATATGAGCGAGTACCGCTACTTCATACTCTCCTGCAGAATAAACATCTATGAGACAGCAGTGCTGCTGACCACCTTCTTTCTGACGGTGTTTACGGATCTGACCATAGCCATACCCGCAGGCTTCGTGCTCGCCCTGGTTCTTTTCATGAAACGGATGTCCGAAGCGGTGGATATCAATCCCCTGGTGGCATCCAAGAGCGGGGAATCCCTCTTCAGTACCGACGGAGAGGAGATACCGGAGGAGGTCCAGGTCTTCGAGATTAACGGACCCCTCTTCTTCGGTTCCGCCGGCCAGTTTCTGAATGTCCATGCCTATGTACAAAGCCACCACAGCCTGGTGCTGTTCCGCATGCGTTATGTCCCGATTATGGACAGTTCCGGGCTTCGCCGTTTTACGGAGATAGTACATGCCCTGAAGAAACAAGGAATTCGCGTTCTGGTCTCCGGAGCAAACAGCAGAATCACAGAAAAACTGATAAAACACGGCGTTCTTGGACGGGACGCTATATTTGCAGATTTTTCCGCGGCTGTGAAAAAAGCGAAAACACTCATTGAATAA
- a CDS encoding carboxypeptidase-like regulatory domain-containing protein, translating into MCRKNSSLLLLLILLFTASCSTAPSSPGDRAPLTGMVYDTHGRPVQGARVLIDGTLETSTDLNGRFVTPSLAKGAHLLLIGREGYEEQRTRVDFSSTLEVLYVSIASFESLIKEAEEQLDLGNHDGALSRIERAETVYPDDPSLMVLRCAVYHRSGQIDKAAECSLELKGIDLN; encoded by the coding sequence ATGTGCCGAAAAAATAGCTCACTTCTCCTGCTGCTGATCCTGCTGTTTACCGCTTCCTGTTCTACCGCACCGTCGTCCCCGGGTGACAGGGCGCCCCTCACAGGAATGGTTTACGATACCCACGGGCGGCCCGTTCAGGGTGCCCGGGTCCTTATCGACGGCACGCTGGAGACTTCCACCGACCTGAACGGACGATTTGTTACGCCTTCCCTGGCGAAGGGTGCCCATCTGCTGCTGATCGGCAGGGAGGGTTACGAGGAACAGCGAACCCGGGTGGATTTTTCCAGTACCCTGGAGGTTCTCTATGTCAGTATCGCCTCCTTCGAGAGCCTCATAAAAGAGGCGGAGGAACAGCTTGACCTGGGAAACCATGATGGGGCTCTCAGCCGTATTGAAAGAGCAGAGACAGTCTATCCCGACGATCCGTCCCTGATGGTCCTCCGCTGTGCAGTTTACCATCGTTCGGGACAGATAGATAAAGCCGCAGAGTGCTCCCTGGAGCTCAAAGGTATCGACCTGAACTGA